One Streptomyces sp. V4I8 genomic window carries:
- a CDS encoding universal stress protein produces MAGHEFFEPADRKRPVADPTASEPLAAEQSRHSCDPAFKHGVVVGFDGSTSSERALAYAIGMAHRSGSGLIIVHVANRLPTTVWAGCEPPVFVDVPDHRTEVLGLELACAEYLAEVPWILVERGGDICHELEEVGQEYEADAIVVGSTHGIVGRIFGSVAGRLAKRAKRPVVVIP; encoded by the coding sequence ATGGCCGGTCACGAATTCTTCGAACCAGCGGACCGCAAGCGGCCGGTAGCCGATCCCACGGCGTCCGAGCCCCTGGCGGCGGAACAGTCACGCCATTCCTGCGATCCCGCTTTCAAGCACGGCGTTGTCGTCGGCTTCGACGGCTCCACCTCCAGTGAGCGCGCCCTGGCATACGCCATCGGCATGGCTCATCGCTCCGGGTCGGGCCTGATCATCGTCCACGTCGCCAACCGGCTGCCCACCACGGTGTGGGCCGGCTGTGAGCCGCCGGTCTTCGTCGACGTGCCGGATCACCGCACCGAGGTGCTCGGCCTCGAACTCGCGTGCGCGGAGTACCTCGCCGAGGTGCCCTGGATCCTCGTCGAGCGCGGCGGTGACATCTGCCATGAGCTCGAAGAGGTCGGACAGGAGTACGAGGCGGACGCGATCGTCGTCGGTTCCACGCACGGGATCGTCGGGCGGATCTTCGGCTCGGTCGCCGGGCGGCTCGCCAAGCGGGCCAAGCGTCCCGTCGTTGTCATTCCGTAA
- a CDS encoding beta-N-acetylhexosaminidase, protein MGASVTGAAPARAASPTPLDRVVPAPASADPGGSPYRITRGTHIRVDDSRDARRMGEYLAHILRPSTGYRLPVTAHGAGGIRLRLAKGPFGTEGYRLDSGRKGVTITAAGAAGLFHGVQTLRQLLPAAVEKDSVQPGPWLVAGGTIKDTPRYGWRGAMLDVSRHFFTVDQVKRYIDQLALYKINKLHLHLSDDQGWRIAIDSWPRLATYGGSTQVGGGPGGHYTKADYKEIVRYASSRYLEVVPEIDMPGHTNAALASYAELNCDGVAPPLYTGTEVGFSSLCVGKDITYDFVDDVIRELAALTPGEYLHIGGDEAHSTSHEDYVAFMDRVQPLVAKYGKTVVGWHQLTGANPSRGALAQYWGLDGTSAEEKAQVAAAARNGTGVILSPADRIYLDMKYTADTPLGLDWAGLVEVKRSYDWDPGNYLPGAPASAIRGVEAPMWTETITKSADIEYMAFPRLAGVAELGWSPASTHDWEGYKVRLATQAERWEALGINYYRSPQVPWPAA, encoded by the coding sequence ATGGGCGCCTCGGTGACAGGGGCCGCCCCCGCCCGGGCGGCGTCCCCCACCCCGCTCGACCGGGTGGTCCCCGCGCCCGCCTCGGCCGACCCCGGCGGATCCCCCTACCGGATCACCCGCGGCACCCACATCCGCGTTGACGACTCCCGCGATGCGCGCCGCATGGGTGAGTACCTCGCGCACATCCTCCGCCCCTCCACCGGCTACCGCCTCCCCGTCACCGCCCACGGTGCCGGCGGAATCCGTCTGCGCCTGGCCAAGGGCCCGTTCGGCACCGAGGGCTACCGCCTCGACAGCGGCCGCAAGGGCGTCACCATCACCGCCGCCGGGGCCGCCGGGCTGTTCCACGGCGTCCAGACCCTGCGCCAGCTCCTCCCGGCGGCCGTCGAGAAGGACTCCGTCCAGCCCGGCCCCTGGCTGGTCGCGGGCGGCACGATCAAGGACACCCCGCGCTACGGCTGGCGCGGCGCGATGCTCGACGTCTCCCGGCACTTCTTCACCGTCGACCAGGTCAAGCGCTACATCGACCAGCTCGCCCTGTACAAGATCAACAAGCTGCATCTGCACCTCAGCGACGATCAGGGCTGGCGCATCGCCATCGACTCCTGGCCGCGCCTGGCGACCTACGGCGGCTCCACCCAGGTCGGCGGCGGCCCCGGCGGCCACTACACCAAGGCCGACTACAAGGAGATCGTCCGGTACGCCTCCTCCCGCTATCTGGAGGTCGTCCCCGAGATCGACATGCCCGGCCACACCAACGCGGCGCTGGCCTCGTACGCCGAGCTGAACTGCGACGGCGTGGCGCCCCCGCTCTACACCGGGACCGAGGTCGGCTTCAGCTCGCTGTGTGTCGGCAAGGACATCACGTACGACTTCGTGGACGACGTGATCCGGGAGCTCGCCGCGCTCACGCCGGGCGAGTACCTGCACATCGGGGGTGACGAGGCGCACTCCACCAGCCACGAGGACTATGTGGCGTTCATGGACCGGGTGCAGCCCCTCGTCGCCAAGTACGGCAAGACGGTGGTCGGATGGCATCAGCTGACCGGGGCGAACCCCTCGCGGGGGGCTCTGGCGCAGTACTGGGGGCTGGACGGCACCAGTGCGGAGGAGAAGGCGCAGGTCGCTGCCGCCGCGCGGAACGGGACCGGGGTCATCCTGTCTCCGGCCGACCGGATCTACCTCGACATGAAGTACACGGCCGACACTCCGCTGGGGCTGGACTGGGCCGGGCTGGTCGAGGTGAAGCGGTCGTACGACTGGGATCCCGGCAACTACCTTCCGGGGGCGCCGGCTTCGGCGATCCGGGGGGTCGAGGCTCCGATGTGGACGGAGACGATCACGAAGTCCGCGGACATTGAGTACATGGCGTTTCCGAGGCTGGCCGGTGTGGCTGAGCTGGGGTGGTCGCCGGCTTCTACGCATGACTGGGAGGGCTACAAGGTGCGGCTTGCTACGCAGGCTGAGCGGTGGGAGGCGTTGGGGATCAATTACTACCGATCGCCTCAGGTGCCCTGGCCTGCGGCGTAA
- a CDS encoding GPR1/FUN34/YaaH family transporter: protein MDNDVSAGSGITTVVGRLALGITLLAFGLGYTEVIDGVSAADAVSIAQYVGGIALFVAGLVALRDRDAANGTAFVTLGALWFTWAVSSDAAVSDNAAGLFLLLFALVALSLTLAGGDQLGQGAYGLFFVALVLMAIAAFAGNGGLTKVGGWFAVAAGAVAWYAATAALAHWPTALPRRAAGRGVTATG from the coding sequence GTGGACAACGACGTCTCTGCGGGAAGCGGAATCACTACCGTGGTCGGCCGACTCGCCCTGGGAATCACCCTGTTGGCCTTCGGGCTGGGGTACACCGAAGTGATCGACGGCGTATCGGCCGCTGACGCCGTATCAATCGCCCAGTACGTGGGCGGCATTGCCCTCTTCGTCGCCGGCCTGGTGGCCCTGCGCGACCGTGACGCCGCGAACGGGACCGCGTTCGTGACGCTGGGCGCGCTCTGGTTCACCTGGGCGGTTTCCTCCGACGCCGCCGTCTCCGACAACGCGGCGGGGTTGTTCCTGCTGCTGTTCGCCCTCGTGGCGCTGTCCCTCACGCTGGCGGGTGGGGATCAGCTCGGGCAGGGGGCGTACGGGCTGTTCTTCGTCGCCCTGGTGCTCATGGCGATAGCCGCCTTCGCGGGCAACGGCGGGCTCACCAAGGTCGGGGGCTGGTTCGCCGTCGCCGCGGGTGCGGTGGCTTGGTACGCGGCGACCGCGGCCCTGGCGCACTGGCCCACGGCTCTTCCGCGACGCGCTGCCGGGCGGGGCGTGACGGCCACTGGGTAG
- a CDS encoding DUF4429 domain-containing protein — MAEIIQKDGTWVFDGDALRLTPGRDKNVSLFRKTLGELVDPLGALAGVSFEQGKKAGRLRLRLRDGADPLLHATGGRLTEPHDPYQLIVESDRYGVAEYLVDEVRGALLLDQVPADPVDAYLLPGPSVPLSVSAGDGTATFDGEHIRLEWNWKTEDAKAAAGSRTLTLTDVVAVEWHPAAGLENGHLRFTVRNAPTKAPPKYDANSVELWGFKKDPLMALVAAAVQARLPHPARATATDVPAPRPELPSPPVASAEDAHDALLRRLRELGELHRTGVLTDDEFTMAKQAVLKRM; from the coding sequence ATGGCGGAAATCATCCAGAAGGACGGCACGTGGGTCTTCGACGGCGACGCCCTGCGCCTGACGCCCGGGCGGGACAAGAACGTCAGCCTGTTCCGCAAGACACTGGGTGAACTGGTCGACCCCCTGGGGGCGTTGGCGGGGGTCTCCTTCGAGCAGGGAAAGAAGGCCGGGCGACTGCGGCTGCGGCTGCGCGACGGCGCCGACCCGCTGCTGCACGCCACCGGCGGCCGGCTCACCGAGCCCCACGACCCGTACCAGCTGATCGTCGAGTCGGACCGGTACGGCGTCGCCGAGTACCTCGTGGACGAGGTGCGCGGCGCCCTGCTGCTGGACCAGGTCCCGGCCGACCCGGTCGACGCGTACCTGCTGCCGGGTCCCTCCGTCCCCCTGTCGGTCTCCGCCGGGGACGGCACCGCGACCTTCGACGGCGAGCACATCCGCCTGGAGTGGAACTGGAAGACGGAGGACGCCAAGGCCGCCGCCGGCTCCCGCACCCTCACGCTCACCGACGTCGTGGCCGTGGAGTGGCATCCGGCGGCGGGCCTGGAGAACGGCCACCTGCGCTTCACCGTCCGCAACGCGCCCACCAAGGCCCCGCCGAAGTACGACGCCAACTCGGTGGAGCTTTGGGGCTTCAAGAAGGACCCGCTGATGGCCCTGGTCGCGGCGGCGGTCCAGGCCCGCCTCCCGCATCCGGCCAGGGCCACCGCCACGGACGTACCGGCACCGCGACCGGAGCTGCCTTCCCCTCCGGTCGCGTCCGCCGAGGACGCCCACGACGCCCTCCTGCGCCGCCTGCGCGAACTCGGTGAGCTGCACCGCACGGGGGTGCTCACGGACGACGAGTTCACGATGGCCAAGCAGGCGGTGCTCAAGCGGATGTAG
- a CDS encoding IucA/IucC family siderophore biosynthesis protein, which produces MTLSDAIAHLSPHRWARANRLLIRKALAEFAHERLITPEATGAGTYIVRSDDGLTRYTFAATTHALDHWQVDADSITRHRDGAERPLAALDFFIELQKSLGLSDEVLPVYLEEISSTLSGTCYKLTKPQVPVAELVGSGFQAIETGMTEGHPCFVANNGRLGFGIHEYLSYAPETASPVRLVWLAAHRSRAAFTAGVGIEYESFVRDELGAETVDRFHGVLRDQGLDPADYLLIPVHPWQWWNKLTVTFAAEVAQQHLVCLGEGDDEYLAQQSIRTFFNRSSPEKHYVKTALSVLNMGFMRGLSAAYMEATPAINDWLAQLIDNDPVLRETGLSIIRERAAVGYRHLEYEAATDRYSPYRKMLAALWRESPVSSLKDGESLATMASLVHVDHEGASFAGALIEQSGLTPTEWLRRYLKAYFTPLLHSFYAYDLVFMPHGENVILALKDGVVQRAIYKDIAEEIAVMDPDAVLPPTVERLRVDVPEDKKLLSIFTDVFDCFFRFLAANLAAEGILEEDDFWRTVAEVTRDYQHSVPELADKFKQYDMFAPEFALSCLNRLQLRDNKQMVDLADPAGALQLVGNLKNPIAGL; this is translated from the coding sequence ATGACCCTGTCCGACGCCATAGCGCATCTGTCCCCCCACCGCTGGGCGCGGGCCAACCGCCTCCTGATCCGCAAGGCACTCGCCGAGTTCGCCCACGAGCGCCTCATCACGCCGGAGGCCACCGGTGCCGGCACGTACATCGTCCGCAGCGACGACGGCCTGACCCGGTACACCTTCGCGGCCACGACCCACGCCCTCGACCACTGGCAGGTCGACGCGGACTCGATCACCCGCCACCGGGACGGGGCCGAGCGCCCGCTCGCCGCCCTGGACTTCTTCATCGAACTCCAGAAGTCCCTGGGCCTGAGCGACGAGGTCCTGCCCGTCTACCTGGAGGAGATCTCCTCCACCCTCTCCGGCACCTGCTACAAGCTCACCAAGCCGCAGGTCCCGGTCGCCGAGCTGGTCGGGTCCGGCTTCCAGGCCATCGAGACCGGCATGACCGAGGGCCACCCCTGCTTCGTCGCCAACAACGGGCGGCTCGGCTTCGGCATCCACGAGTACCTGTCGTACGCCCCCGAGACCGCGAGCCCGGTCCGGCTCGTCTGGCTGGCGGCCCACCGCTCGCGTGCCGCGTTCACGGCCGGGGTCGGCATCGAGTACGAGTCCTTCGTCCGCGACGAACTGGGCGCGGAGACCGTCGACCGCTTCCACGGCGTCCTGCGCGACCAGGGCCTGGACCCCGCCGACTACCTCCTCATCCCCGTCCACCCCTGGCAGTGGTGGAACAAGCTCACCGTCACCTTCGCCGCCGAGGTCGCCCAGCAGCACCTGGTCTGCCTGGGAGAGGGCGACGACGAATACCTGGCCCAGCAGTCCATCCGGACCTTCTTCAACCGGTCGAGCCCCGAGAAGCACTACGTGAAGACGGCCCTGTCCGTCCTCAACATGGGCTTCATGCGCGGCCTTTCGGCGGCGTACATGGAGGCGACCCCGGCCATCAACGACTGGCTGGCCCAGCTCATCGACAACGACCCCGTGCTGCGGGAGACCGGCCTGTCGATCATCCGCGAACGCGCCGCCGTCGGCTACCGGCACCTGGAGTACGAGGCCGCGACGGACCGCTACTCGCCGTACCGCAAGATGCTGGCCGCGCTCTGGCGCGAGAGCCCGGTGTCGTCCCTCAAGGACGGCGAGTCGCTCGCCACCATGGCCTCCCTGGTCCACGTCGACCACGAGGGCGCGTCCTTCGCGGGCGCGCTGATCGAGCAGTCGGGCCTCACCCCGACGGAGTGGCTGCGCCGCTACCTGAAGGCGTACTTCACCCCGCTCCTCCACAGCTTCTACGCCTACGACCTGGTCTTCATGCCGCACGGCGAGAACGTGATCCTGGCCCTGAAGGATGGCGTGGTCCAGCGCGCGATCTACAAGGACATCGCCGAGGAGATCGCGGTCATGGACCCGGACGCGGTGCTGCCGCCGACGGTCGAGCGGCTGCGCGTGGACGTCCCCGAGGACAAGAAGCTCCTGTCCATCTTCACGGACGTCTTCGACTGCTTCTTCCGCTTCCTCGCCGCGAACCTCGCCGCCGAGGGAATCCTGGAGGAGGACGACTTCTGGCGCACGGTCGCCGAGGTCACCCGGGACTACCAGCACTCGGTGCCCGAACTCGCCGACAAGTTCAAGCAGTACGACATGTTCGCCCCCGAGTTCGCCCTGTCCTGCCTCAACCGCCTCCAGCTCCGCGACAACAAGCAGATGGTCGACCTGGCGGACCCGGCAGGCGCACTACAGCTCGTCGGCAACCTGAAGAACCCGATCGCAGGGCTGTAA
- a CDS encoding GNAT family N-acetyltransferase, producing the protein MTFTFRTLDPLKDAELLHGWVTHPKAAFWMMQDARLEDVERAYMEIAADEHHHALLGLDENGVPAFLMEYYDPAHRELVGLYEPQPGDIGMHFLTPPTDKPVRGFTRSVITAVMAHLFEDPAVQRVVVEPDVANKAVHALNEAVGFVPEREIQKPEKKALLSFCTREQFFNRHSPVAARGAAV; encoded by the coding sequence ATGACGTTCACGTTCCGCACCCTCGACCCCCTGAAGGACGCCGAGCTCCTGCACGGCTGGGTCACCCACCCCAAGGCCGCCTTCTGGATGATGCAGGACGCGCGGCTGGAAGACGTCGAGCGCGCCTACATGGAGATCGCGGCCGACGAGCACCACCACGCGCTGCTGGGTCTCGACGAGAACGGCGTGCCCGCCTTCCTCATGGAGTACTACGACCCCGCCCACCGCGAACTGGTCGGCCTGTACGAGCCGCAGCCCGGCGACATCGGTATGCACTTCCTCACGCCGCCCACCGACAAGCCCGTCCGCGGCTTCACCCGGTCCGTCATCACCGCCGTGATGGCGCACCTCTTCGAGGACCCGGCGGTGCAGCGCGTCGTCGTCGAGCCGGACGTGGCCAACAAGGCCGTCCACGCCCTGAACGAAGCCGTGGGTTTCGTGCCCGAGCGCGAGATCCAGAAGCCGGAGAAGAAGGCGCTGCTGAGCTTCTGCACCCGTGAGCAGTTCTTTAACAGGCACAGTCCGGTCGCCGCCCGAGGAGCAGCCGTATGA
- a CDS encoding purple acid phosphatase family protein: MGVPQQLAERMSMAEQHEYLRAKFSRRNVIRGGAVTLGAVAGGAFVPGATAQAATTARTALPTQTAPRTETVDGALVAPFGRHLAYGNDPRTEMTISWQVPVAVQKPFVRIGAHPWDLSRKIDAEVRTLYTPAGVGASGDHTQYYVHAKLTHLKPGKTYYYGVGHQGFDPAEPHLLGTLGTFTTAPAHKAPFTFTAFGDQGVSYHGLANDSLLLGQNPAFHLHAGDIAYADPSGSGKTADTGFDSRVWDQFLAQTESVAKSVPWMVSYGNHDMEAWYSPNGYGGEEARFTLPDNGPDKKNLPGVYSFVHGNTAVISLDPNDVSFEIPANLGISGGTQSKWFEAQLKKYRAAHDIDFIVVFFHHCAYCTSTAHASEGGVRQEWVPLFEKYQVDLVINGHNHQYERTDVIKGNEVAKKLPIGGTAYPETEGVVYVTAGAAGRSLYAFTAPDSYEGHEHEQESVASFVNLKDGKQNETVAWSRVRYLNYSFLRVDVTPAPKGRYTTLKVQGIAETGERIDHFTVARRAK; encoded by the coding sequence ATGGGAGTACCCCAGCAGCTGGCCGAGCGCATGAGCATGGCCGAGCAGCACGAGTACCTGCGCGCCAAGTTCTCGCGGCGCAACGTGATCAGAGGCGGCGCCGTCACGCTCGGCGCCGTCGCGGGTGGCGCGTTCGTGCCGGGCGCCACCGCCCAGGCCGCCACCACCGCTCGGACCGCCCTGCCGACGCAGACGGCCCCGCGCACCGAGACGGTCGACGGCGCCCTCGTCGCCCCCTTCGGCCGCCACCTCGCCTACGGCAACGACCCGCGCACCGAGATGACCATCTCGTGGCAGGTCCCCGTCGCCGTGCAGAAGCCGTTCGTCCGGATCGGCGCCCACCCCTGGGACCTCTCCCGCAAGATCGACGCCGAGGTCCGCACGCTGTACACGCCGGCCGGCGTCGGCGCGAGCGGCGACCACACGCAGTACTACGTCCACGCCAAGCTGACCCACCTCAAGCCCGGCAAGACGTATTACTACGGCGTCGGCCACCAGGGCTTCGACCCTGCCGAGCCGCACCTCCTCGGCACCCTCGGCACCTTCACCACCGCCCCCGCCCACAAGGCGCCCTTCACCTTCACCGCCTTCGGCGACCAGGGCGTCAGCTACCACGGCCTCGCCAACGACAGCCTGCTCCTCGGCCAGAACCCGGCCTTCCACCTGCACGCGGGTGACATCGCCTACGCCGACCCGTCCGGCTCGGGCAAGACCGCCGACACCGGCTTCGACTCGCGGGTGTGGGACCAGTTCCTCGCCCAGACCGAGTCGGTCGCCAAGTCCGTGCCATGGATGGTGTCGTACGGCAACCACGACATGGAGGCCTGGTACTCGCCCAACGGCTACGGCGGCGAGGAGGCCCGCTTCACGCTCCCTGACAACGGGCCGGACAAGAAGAACCTGCCGGGCGTCTACTCCTTCGTCCACGGCAACACGGCGGTCATCTCCCTCGACCCCAACGACGTGTCCTTCGAGATCCCGGCCAACCTCGGCATCTCCGGTGGCACCCAGAGCAAGTGGTTCGAGGCGCAGCTGAAGAAGTACCGCGCCGCGCACGACATCGACTTCATCGTCGTGTTCTTCCACCACTGCGCGTACTGCACCTCCACCGCGCACGCCTCGGAGGGGGGTGTGCGCCAGGAGTGGGTGCCGCTGTTCGAGAAGTACCAGGTGGACCTCGTCATCAACGGCCACAACCACCAGTACGAGCGGACCGACGTCATCAAGGGCAACGAGGTCGCCAAGAAGCTGCCGATCGGCGGCACGGCGTACCCCGAGACCGAGGGCGTGGTCTACGTGACGGCCGGTGCGGCGGGCCGCAGCCTGTACGCCTTCACCGCGCCGGACTCCTACGAGGGGCACGAGCACGAGCAGGAGTCCGTGGCCTCGTTCGTCAACCTCAAGGACGGCAAGCAGAACGAGACCGTCGCCTGGTCCCGGGTGCGCTACCTGAACTACTCGTTCCTGCGCGTGGACGTCACGCCCGCGCCGAAGGGCCGCTACACGACCCTGAAGGTGCAGGGCATCGCCGAGACCGGTGAGCGGATCGACCACTTCACGGTGGCGCGCCGGGCCAAGTAG
- the glmS gene encoding glutamine--fructose-6-phosphate transaminase (isomerizing) — translation MCGIVGYIGKRDVAPLLLEGLQRLEYRGYDSAGVVVSSPKAPALKMVKAKGRVRDLETKVPARFKGTTGIAHTRWATHGAPSDVNAHPHLDAEGKVAVVHNGIIDNASDLRRKLEADGVEFLSETDTEVLVHLIARSQAEKLEDKVRETLRLIEGTYGIAVLHADFPDRIVVARNGSPVVLGIGEKEMFVASDIAALVAHTRQIVTLDDGEMATLKADDFRTYTTEGTRTTAEPTTVEWEAASYDMGGHDTYMHKEIHEQADAVDRVLRGRIDDRFSTVHLGGLNLDAREARQIRRVKILGCGTSYHAGQIGAQMIEELARIPADAEPASEFRYRNAVVDPDTLYIAVSQSGETYDVLAAVQELKRKGARVLGIVNVVGSAIAREADGGIYVHAGPEVCVVSTKCFTNTTVAFALLALHLGRTRDLSVRDGKRIIEGLRKLPAQIAEMLEQEEEIKKLAQEYADARSMLFIGRVRGYPVAREASLKLKEVSYIHAEAYPASELKHGPLALIEPALPTVAIVPDDDLLEKNRAAMEEIKARSGKILAVAHQPQEKADQTIVVPKNEDELDPILMGIPLQLLAYHTALALGRDIDKPRNLAKSVTVE, via the coding sequence ATGTGCGGAATCGTCGGATACATCGGGAAGCGTGACGTGGCCCCCCTGCTCCTTGAGGGCCTCCAGCGCCTGGAGTACCGCGGCTACGACTCGGCCGGCGTGGTCGTCTCCTCCCCGAAGGCGCCCGCCTTGAAGATGGTCAAGGCCAAGGGCCGGGTCCGCGACCTGGAGACCAAGGTCCCGGCGCGCTTCAAGGGCACGACCGGCATCGCCCACACCCGCTGGGCCACCCACGGCGCCCCCTCCGACGTGAACGCCCACCCGCACCTGGACGCCGAGGGCAAAGTCGCCGTCGTCCACAACGGCATCATCGACAACGCCTCCGACCTGCGCCGCAAGCTGGAGGCGGACGGCGTCGAGTTCCTCTCCGAGACCGACACCGAGGTCCTGGTCCACCTCATCGCCCGCTCACAGGCGGAGAAGCTGGAGGACAAGGTCCGCGAGACCCTGCGCCTCATCGAGGGCACGTACGGCATCGCCGTCCTGCACGCCGACTTCCCGGACCGCATCGTCGTCGCCCGCAACGGCTCCCCGGTCGTCCTCGGCATCGGCGAGAAGGAGATGTTCGTCGCCTCGGACATCGCCGCGCTGGTCGCCCACACACGCCAGATAGTGACGCTGGACGACGGCGAGATGGCCACCCTCAAGGCGGATGACTTCCGCACGTACACGACCGAGGGCACCCGCACCACGGCCGAGCCCACCACCGTCGAGTGGGAGGCCGCCTCCTACGACATGGGCGGCCACGACACCTACATGCACAAGGAGATCCACGAGCAGGCCGACGCCGTGGACCGCGTCCTGCGCGGCCGCATCGACGACCGCTTCTCCACCGTGCACCTCGGCGGCCTCAACCTGGATGCCCGCGAGGCCCGCCAGATCCGCCGCGTGAAGATCCTCGGCTGCGGCACCTCGTACCACGCGGGCCAGATCGGCGCCCAGATGATCGAGGAGCTGGCCCGCATCCCCGCGGACGCCGAGCCGGCCTCGGAGTTCCGCTACCGCAACGCGGTGGTCGACCCCGACACCCTCTACATCGCCGTCTCCCAGTCGGGCGAGACCTACGACGTCCTCGCCGCCGTGCAGGAGCTGAAGCGCAAGGGCGCGCGGGTCCTGGGCATCGTGAACGTGGTCGGCTCCGCGATCGCCCGCGAGGCCGACGGCGGCATCTACGTCCACGCGGGCCCCGAGGTCTGCGTGGTCTCGACGAAGTGCTTCACCAACACCACGGTCGCCTTCGCCCTCCTGGCCCTGCATCTCGGCCGCACCCGCGACCTCTCCGTCCGCGACGGCAAGCGCATCATCGAGGGCCTGCGCAAGCTCCCCGCCCAGATCGCCGAGATGCTGGAGCAGGAGGAGGAGATCAAGAAGCTGGCCCAGGAGTACGCCGACGCCCGCTCGATGCTCTTCATCGGCCGCGTCCGGGGCTACCCGGTCGCCCGCGAGGCCTCCCTCAAGCTCAAGGAGGTCTCGTACATCCACGCCGAGGCCTACCCGGCCTCCGAGCTCAAGCACGGCCCCCTGGCCCTGATCGAGCCGGCCCTCCCCACGGTCGCCATCGTCCCCGACGACGACCTCCTGGAGAAGAACCGCGCCGCCATGGAGGAGATCAAGGCCCGCAGCGGCAAGATCCTCGCGGTAGCCCACCAGCCCCAGGAAAAGGCCGACCAGACGATCGTCGTCCCGAAGAACGAGGACGAACTCGACCCCATCCTGATGGGCATCCCCCTCCAACTCCTCGCCTACCACACGGCCTTGGCCCTCGGGCGCGACATCGACAAGCCGAGGAACCTCGCCAAGTCGGTAACGGTGGAGTAG
- a CDS encoding lysine N(6)-hydroxylase/L-ornithine N(5)-oxygenase family protein, which produces MTARPENPTKTHDFVGIGLGPFNLGLACLTEPIDELDGVFLESKPDFEWHAGMFLDGAHLQTPFMSDLVTLADPTSPYSFLNYLKEKGRLYSFYIRENFYPLRVEYDDYCRWAANKLSSIRFSTTVTEVTYDEGDGLYVVRTATGDTYRARHLVLGTGTPPYIPEACQGLGGDFIHNSRYLQNKAELQKKDSITLVGSGQSAAEIYYDLLSEIDVHGYRLNWVTRSPRFFPLEYTKLTLEMTSPEYIDYFRELPEATRYRLTAEQKGLFKGIDGDLINEIFDLLYQKNLGGPVPTRLLTNSSLNSVAYENGTYTLSFRQEEQEKDFTLDSQGLVLATGYKYAEPEFLKPVRDRLVYDSRGSFDVARNYAVDVTGRGVFLQNAGVHTHSITSPDLGMGPYRNAYIIRELLGTEYYPVEKTIAFQEFSV; this is translated from the coding sequence CTAAAACCCATGATTTCGTGGGGATCGGGCTCGGCCCGTTCAATCTCGGCCTCGCCTGTCTGACCGAGCCGATCGACGAGCTCGACGGTGTCTTCCTGGAGTCGAAGCCCGACTTCGAGTGGCACGCGGGGATGTTCCTGGACGGCGCCCACCTCCAGACCCCGTTCATGTCGGACCTGGTCACCCTCGCCGACCCGACCTCGCCGTACTCCTTCCTCAACTACCTGAAGGAGAAAGGCCGGCTGTACTCGTTCTACATCCGCGAGAACTTCTACCCGCTGCGGGTCGAGTACGACGACTACTGCCGCTGGGCCGCGAACAAGCTGAGCAGCATCCGCTTCAGCACGACGGTCACCGAGGTGACGTACGACGAAGGGGACGGGCTGTACGTCGTGCGGACGGCCACCGGTGACACCTACCGCGCCCGTCACCTCGTCCTCGGCACCGGCACCCCGCCCTACATACCCGAGGCCTGCCAGGGTCTGGGCGGCGACTTCATCCACAACTCCCGCTATCTGCAGAACAAGGCGGAGCTGCAGAAGAAGGACTCGATCACCCTGGTCGGCTCGGGCCAGTCGGCCGCCGAGATCTACTACGACCTGCTCAGCGAGATCGACGTCCACGGCTACCGGCTGAACTGGGTGACCCGCTCCCCGCGCTTCTTCCCGCTGGAGTACACCAAGCTCACGCTGGAGATGACGTCCCCGGAGTACATCGACTACTTCCGCGAGCTGCCGGAGGCGACCCGCTACCGCCTCACCGCCGAGCAGAAGGGCCTGTTCAAGGGCATCGACGGCGACCTGATCAACGAGATCTTCGACCTGCTCTACCAGAAGAACCTCGGCGGCCCGGTCCCCACCCGACTGCTCACCAACTCCTCGCTGAACAGCGTGGCGTACGAGAACGGCACGTACACGCTGTCCTTCCGCCAGGAAGAGCAGGAGAAGGACTTCACGCTCGACTCGCAGGGCCTGGTCCTGGCCACCGGCTACAAGTACGCCGAGCCGGAGTTCCTCAAGCCCGTGCGCGACCGCCTGGTCTACGACTCCCGGGGCAGCTTCGACGTCGCCCGCAACTACGCCGTCGACGTCACCGGCCGCGGGGTCTTCCTCCAGAACGCCGGCGTCCACACGCACAGCATCACCAGCCCCGACCTGGGGATGGGCCCGTACCGGAACGCGTACATCATCCGCGAGCTGCTCGGCACCGAGTACTACCCGGTCGAGAAGACGATCGCGTTCCAGGAGTTCTCCGTATGA